The Gemmatimonas sp. UBA7669 genome window below encodes:
- a CDS encoding lysophospholipid acyltransferase family protein — protein sequence MFRTAITFIALLLGTLIFGSLVLLAQLFGIKPGPGSVYEKAPRWWSWWLLRAAGVKVVLRGDDSLVKGAPRVFIANHVSWFDIPAMIDALPHYGFVAKRELEKIPLFGPAARAVGVIYIDRENRKAAFGAYEDAAKRIRDGHPVLVYPEGTRGAEYALRPFKKGPFVLAISSGAPIVPVVIHGTIEVNPRDEFRASPGTVYVHILEPIPTAGLSYDDRDALAERVREAMAECLRTEYGVDPALVAREARAVRSVPEARLST from the coding sequence ATGTTCCGGACCGCCATCACCTTCATCGCCCTGCTGCTTGGCACGCTGATTTTCGGCAGCCTGGTGTTGTTGGCGCAGTTGTTCGGCATCAAGCCCGGGCCGGGCAGCGTGTACGAGAAGGCGCCACGCTGGTGGTCGTGGTGGTTGTTGCGCGCCGCCGGGGTGAAGGTGGTGCTTCGCGGAGACGACAGCCTCGTCAAGGGCGCGCCGCGCGTGTTCATCGCCAACCACGTGAGCTGGTTCGACATTCCGGCCATGATCGACGCGTTGCCGCACTACGGGTTTGTGGCCAAGCGCGAGCTCGAGAAGATTCCGCTGTTCGGACCCGCGGCGCGCGCGGTGGGCGTCATCTACATCGATCGCGAGAATCGCAAGGCGGCCTTTGGCGCCTATGAAGACGCAGCAAAGCGCATCCGCGATGGCCATCCGGTGCTCGTGTATCCGGAAGGCACGCGCGGCGCGGAGTACGCGCTGCGGCCGTTCAAGAAGGGCCCCTTCGTGCTGGCCATCAGCAGCGGGGCGCCCATCGTGCCCGTGGTCATTCACGGCACCATCGAAGTCAATCCGCGTGACGAGTTTCGCGCGTCGCCGGGCACGGTATACGTGCACATACTCGAACCGATTCCCACGGCGGGCCTGTCGTACGATGATCGGGACGCGCTGGCGGAGCGGGTACGCGAAGCCATGGCGGAGTGTCTGCGCACGGAGTACGGCGTGGATCCGGCCCTCGTCGCGCGCGAAGCGCGTGCGGTGCGTTCTGTACCTGAAGCTCGACTGTCCACCTGA
- a CDS encoding S8 family serine peptidase: MTRLPALLRLTPALLLLVGCARAGAPTNPAPQPVVREPIAVTPAPPPATALPDTARSDWHRLSLETDGVLGVGSERALRELLANRRPQREVIVAVIDGGVDTAHTALAPVMWRNAREVAGNNRDDDGNGYVDDVFGWNFMAQPDGKAVHHETFELTRLYASCRNQPAGQGIVRPPALSCDSLQRAYSSKAEEITGTLRQIENIQRTLTQVETALAAAANGGGLTRAKVEAFTPGNATQEQAKRMWLQLDAAGLGAESLADARKAYDAQAKYGLDTAYYPRAAASVNGTRDVTGPDASHGTHVAGIIGAVRGASGATPQAAVQGISPNVRIMGLRAVPDGDERDADVARAIRYAVDHGAHIINMSFGKAYSPGKAVVDSAVRYAADKGVLLVHAAGNDGENNDVVPSYPTSVLDNGSRVGNWLEVGASSWKGEDKLVTGFSNYGRTMVDLFAPGEDILSTAPGGGYKRESGTSMAAPVVSGVAALLLSYFPTLTPADAREIIVQSVRTFPTLKVMLPNGPSQAVPFSALSRTGGLVDAYNAVKLALQREAIRP; the protein is encoded by the coding sequence ATGACCCGTTTGCCTGCTCTGCTTCGTTTGACGCCTGCGCTGCTTTTGCTCGTGGGCTGTGCGCGCGCCGGCGCGCCTACCAATCCGGCACCGCAGCCCGTGGTGCGCGAACCCATTGCCGTGACGCCGGCCCCGCCGCCCGCCACTGCCCTGCCCGACACGGCGCGCAGCGACTGGCACCGGCTGTCGCTTGAAACCGATGGGGTGCTGGGCGTGGGCTCCGAACGGGCACTGCGCGAACTCCTCGCCAATCGTCGCCCGCAGCGCGAGGTCATCGTGGCCGTCATCGACGGCGGTGTCGATACGGCGCACACGGCCCTCGCGCCGGTCATGTGGCGCAACGCCCGAGAAGTCGCCGGCAACAATCGCGACGACGACGGCAATGGCTACGTCGACGACGTGTTCGGCTGGAACTTCATGGCACAGCCTGATGGCAAGGCCGTGCATCACGAGACCTTCGAGCTCACACGGCTCTACGCGAGTTGCCGCAACCAGCCGGCCGGTCAGGGCATTGTGCGTCCGCCGGCACTGAGCTGCGATTCCCTGCAACGTGCGTACAGCAGCAAGGCCGAAGAAATCACCGGCACGCTGCGGCAGATCGAAAACATCCAGCGCACGCTCACGCAGGTGGAGACGGCGTTGGCGGCGGCGGCCAACGGCGGCGGCCTCACACGTGCGAAGGTGGAAGCCTTCACGCCGGGCAATGCCACGCAGGAACAGGCCAAGCGCATGTGGCTGCAGCTCGACGCCGCCGGTCTGGGCGCCGAGTCACTGGCCGATGCCAGGAAGGCCTACGACGCACAGGCCAAGTATGGTCTCGACACCGCGTACTATCCGCGCGCGGCCGCCTCGGTCAATGGTACGCGCGATGTGACCGGTCCTGATGCCTCACATGGCACGCACGTGGCGGGCATCATTGGTGCGGTACGTGGCGCGAGTGGCGCCACGCCGCAGGCCGCCGTACAGGGCATCAGCCCCAACGTGCGCATCATGGGTCTGCGTGCGGTGCCCGATGGTGACGAGCGTGATGCCGACGTGGCGCGCGCCATTCGCTATGCCGTCGATCACGGCGCGCACATCATCAACATGAGCTTCGGCAAGGCGTACTCGCCGGGCAAGGCCGTGGTGGACAGCGCGGTGCGCTACGCCGCCGACAAGGGTGTGCTGCTCGTGCACGCCGCCGGTAACGATGGCGAAAACAACGATGTGGTGCCCAGCTATCCCACCAGCGTGCTCGACAACGGCAGTCGTGTGGGCAACTGGCTGGAGGTGGGCGCGAGTTCGTGGAAGGGCGAAGACAAGCTGGTCACTGGCTTCTCCAACTACGGCCGCACCATGGTCGATCTCTTCGCTCCGGGCGAGGACATTCTGAGCACTGCTCCTGGCGGCGGCTACAAGCGCGAGAGTGGCACCAGCATGGCGGCGCCTGTGGTGTCGGGTGTGGCGGCGTTGCTGCTGTCATATTTTCCCACGCTCACGCCGGCCGACGCGCGCGAGATCATCGTGCAGTCAGTGCGCACCTTTCCCACGCTCAAGGTCATGCTGCCCAACGGCCCGTCGCAGGCGGTACCGTTTTCGGCACTGTCCCGCACCGGCGGTCTGGTGGACGCGTACAACGCCGTGAAGCTGGCGTTGCAGCGTGAGGCCATCCGGCCGTAA
- the eno gene encoding phosphopyruvate hydratase translates to MAPIVSVSAREILDSRGNPTVEVDVILETGAAGRAAVPSGASTGEREAVELRDGDTSRYMGKGVQQAVNNVNTEIAEALEGMDATDQIAIDRAMLDLDGTENKGRLGANAMLGVSMAVARAAALEVGLPLYRYLGGPMARTMPVPMMNILNGGAHATNTVDFQEFMVIPVGADSFAEGLRMGTEVFHHLKKVLVGRKLSTGVGDEGGFAPNLASDEEALKAIMEAIEAAGYRPGQDIALALDVAASELFRGGQYQFKKSGAASRSPKDMAELYAGWLEQYPIVSIEDGMAENDWDGWKLLTEMIGDRCQLVGDDLFCTNSEILAKGIENDVANAILVKVNQIGTLTETIEAIELAKSAGYNAVISHRSGETEDTFIADLAVATQAGQIKTGAPSRSDRVAKYNQLLRIEEQLEAYAEYPGGALFGI, encoded by the coding sequence ATGGCTCCCATCGTTTCCGTCAGTGCCCGCGAAATCCTCGACTCGCGCGGCAATCCCACCGTCGAAGTGGACGTCATTCTCGAGACGGGCGCGGCCGGTCGTGCGGCGGTGCCGAGCGGCGCCAGCACGGGTGAGCGTGAGGCCGTGGAGCTGCGCGACGGCGACACGTCGCGCTACATGGGCAAGGGCGTGCAGCAGGCGGTGAACAACGTCAACACCGAGATTGCCGAAGCGCTCGAGGGCATGGATGCCACCGATCAGATCGCGATCGACCGCGCGATGCTCGATCTCGATGGCACGGAGAATAAGGGCCGTCTTGGCGCCAACGCCATGCTTGGCGTGTCGATGGCGGTGGCGCGCGCTGCGGCGCTCGAGGTGGGACTGCCGCTCTATCGCTATCTCGGCGGCCCCATGGCGCGCACCATGCCGGTGCCGATGATGAACATCCTGAACGGTGGTGCGCACGCCACCAACACGGTGGACTTCCAGGAGTTCATGGTCATCCCCGTGGGCGCCGACTCGTTTGCCGAGGGCCTGCGCATGGGCACCGAGGTGTTCCATCACCTCAAGAAGGTGCTGGTGGGTCGCAAGCTCTCGACCGGTGTGGGCGACGAGGGTGGGTTTGCGCCCAACCTGGCCAGCGACGAAGAGGCGCTCAAGGCCATCATGGAAGCCATCGAAGCGGCCGGCTATCGTCCCGGGCAGGACATCGCGCTCGCGCTCGATGTGGCGGCGAGTGAGCTCTTCCGCGGTGGTCAGTATCAGTTCAAGAAGAGCGGCGCCGCGTCGCGTTCGCCGAAGGACATGGCCGAGCTGTACGCGGGCTGGCTGGAGCAGTATCCCATCGTGTCCATCGAGGACGGCATGGCCGAAAACGATTGGGACGGCTGGAAGCTGCTGACCGAGATGATTGGTGATCGCTGCCAGCTGGTGGGTGACGATCTTTTCTGCACGAACAGCGAGATTCTGGCCAAGGGCATCGAGAACGATGTGGCCAACGCCATTCTCGTGAAGGTCAATCAGATCGGTACGCTCACGGAAACCATCGAGGCCATTGAGCTGGCGAAGAGCGCGGGCTACAACGCGGTCATCTCGCATCGCTCGGGTGAGACGGAAGACACCTTCATCGCCGACCTGGCGGTGGCCACGCAGGCGGGTCAGATCAAGACGGGTGCTCCGTCGCGCAGCGATCGTGTGGCCAAGTACAACCAGTTGCTGCGGATCGAGGAGCAGTTGGAAGCCTACGCCGAGTATCCGGGCGGCGCGCTGTTCGGCATTTGA
- a CDS encoding ABC transporter ATP-binding protein encodes MTVPPPVLCERVSFAYEARRPVLRDVTLTIEAGETVALLGRNGAGKSTLLYLLMGLLQPGQGRVLAFGLDPVRHPVAVKQRIGFASELPMFPATLRAADLLSVYRRVYPTWDVRLERELVERFDLGRVVSSNADMSKGQRQQLAILCAVCHRPELLILDEPASGLDPVSRRDFLATILQQMQGEGSSVLFSSHNLSDVERFGGRAVLLHDGRLALDANLDGLREEHALMLVPSSLVHDGLWETVPGVLCRRMVQSTWRVVVRGSAADVERMLQARLGSDVVQGMPLTLEELFVEYTSRDSQVEPTLSAERVA; translated from the coding sequence ATGACTGTACCACCCCCTGTGCTGTGTGAACGTGTGTCCTTTGCCTACGAAGCACGGCGTCCCGTGCTTCGGGATGTGACCCTCACGATTGAAGCCGGTGAAACGGTGGCGCTGCTCGGCCGAAATGGAGCGGGCAAGAGTACGCTGCTGTATCTGCTCATGGGGTTGCTTCAACCTGGTCAGGGTCGCGTGCTGGCGTTCGGGTTGGATCCGGTGCGTCACCCGGTGGCGGTAAAGCAGCGCATCGGCTTTGCCAGTGAGCTGCCAATGTTCCCCGCCACGCTGCGCGCGGCCGATCTGTTGTCGGTGTATCGGCGCGTTTACCCCACGTGGGACGTGCGACTTGAGCGCGAGCTGGTGGAACGCTTCGATCTTGGTCGCGTGGTGTCGTCGAACGCCGACATGAGCAAGGGTCAGCGGCAGCAATTGGCCATCCTGTGTGCCGTGTGTCATCGCCCTGAACTGCTCATTCTCGATGAGCCGGCGTCGGGGCTCGACCCCGTGTCTCGGCGTGACTTCCTGGCCACGATTCTGCAGCAGATGCAGGGTGAAGGCAGCAGTGTGCTCTTCTCCTCGCACAACCTGAGCGATGTCGAACGCTTCGGCGGGCGCGCCGTGCTGTTGCATGACGGGCGACTGGCGCTGGATGCCAACCTTGATGGGTTGCGCGAGGAACATGCGCTGATGCTGGTGCCGTCATCCCTCGTGCATGACGGACTCTGGGAGACGGTGCCGGGCGTGCTGTGCCGCCGGATGGTGCAGAGCACTTGGCGCGTGGTGGTGCGCGGCTCGGCAGCTGACGTGGAGCGCATGCTGCAGGCTCGACTCGGGAGTGATGTCGTGCAGGGCATGCCGCTCACGCTCGAGGAGCTGTTTGTGGAGTACACCAGTCGGGACAGTCAAGTGGAACCGACGTTGTCTGCGGAGCGGGTGGCATGA
- a CDS encoding FtsB family cell division protein, whose protein sequence is MANKDKPGRIWLRRLAWGAGVLAVLVYAVEGGEYGTSDLWTQRDERQQLESDLEVLRDTVAVLRRTLEQVRTDDATLERIAREEHGLVKGEKELLYRVRRVEAGTALNDSAR, encoded by the coding sequence ATGGCCAACAAGGACAAGCCGGGACGGATCTGGCTCCGGCGCCTCGCATGGGGCGCCGGCGTGCTGGCGGTGCTGGTGTACGCCGTGGAAGGTGGTGAGTACGGCACGAGTGACCTCTGGACGCAGCGTGACGAGCGGCAGCAGTTGGAGTCGGATCTCGAGGTGCTGCGTGACACGGTGGCCGTGCTGAGGCGCACGCTGGAGCAGGTGCGCACGGACGACGCGACCCTCGAGCGGATTGCGCGCGAGGAGCACGGCCTGGTGAAGGGTGAGAAGGAGTTGCTGTACCGGGTACGGCGGGTGGAGGCGGGCACCGCGCTGAACGACTCGGCGCGGTAG
- a CDS encoding GntR family transcriptional regulator yields MFLPLQPGAELPLYRQLMRQVVEAIASGRLTAGDRLPSHRELSEQLVVAPLTVKKAYDELEAQGFLESAQGRGTFVSAAAPSTRRRSAQRAQEAAWADLVDGFVAQALASGMPPQVVRDQVARALQELLPEAKTSRQR; encoded by the coding sequence ATGTTCTTGCCGCTGCAGCCCGGCGCCGAATTGCCCCTGTATCGCCAACTGATGCGTCAGGTGGTGGAGGCGATTGCGTCAGGGCGTCTGACCGCGGGAGACCGACTGCCGTCGCATCGCGAGCTCAGTGAGCAATTGGTGGTAGCGCCGCTCACGGTAAAGAAGGCGTATGATGAGCTCGAAGCCCAAGGGTTTCTCGAGAGCGCGCAGGGCCGAGGCACCTTCGTGTCTGCGGCGGCCCCGTCCACCCGCCGGCGGAGCGCACAGCGCGCCCAGGAGGCGGCATGGGCCGACCTGGTGGACGGCTTTGTGGCGCAGGCGCTGGCATCGGGTATGCCGCCGCAGGTCGTGCGCGATCAGGTCGCGCGTGCTCTGCAGGAACTCCTCCCCGAAGCGAAGACGTCGCGCCAACGCTGA
- the thiL gene encoding thiamine-phosphate kinase, giving the protein MFTSHNAAAAGALRHNQAMGQGQEFDVIRRLMHTWGDLATDIGDDAAVLPSRTDGLRVVSTDACVEHVHFRSAWISPDEVGHRAAAAALSDLAAMGAVAEFVLVAFVVPDAWQPRLEAVAQGIGRVVRAAGARIVGGNLSRGDTFGITLTVIGCAARPVSRAGATPGDLVVVTGQLGGPGQALAAWMQGQAPREWARTRFAQPWPRLAQGQRLAAHGVTAMLDLSDGLAADLGHLAAASGVRVVMDSAALPCGPDCAVGEALGSGEEYELVATVPPAAWPALKAAWDAEQLGPLHVIGRIEGKAPGEPPVMVTSGTDATGFDHFARPVVEMRPGKGEL; this is encoded by the coding sequence ATGTTCACCTCACACAACGCGGCCGCGGCGGGCGCACTGCGCCACAATCAGGCCATGGGGCAAGGGCAGGAGTTCGACGTGATTCGTCGCCTCATGCACACCTGGGGCGATCTGGCCACGGATATCGGGGATGACGCCGCCGTGTTGCCTTCACGGACCGATGGCCTGCGTGTGGTGAGCACCGATGCCTGTGTGGAACACGTGCACTTTCGCTCGGCCTGGATTTCGCCCGACGAGGTGGGACATCGTGCGGCCGCGGCGGCGCTCAGCGACCTGGCAGCCATGGGCGCGGTGGCCGAGTTCGTGCTGGTGGCCTTCGTGGTGCCGGATGCGTGGCAGCCCAGGCTCGAGGCCGTGGCGCAAGGCATCGGGCGCGTGGTGCGCGCGGCCGGCGCCCGCATTGTGGGGGGCAATCTGAGCCGCGGCGATACGTTTGGCATCACGCTCACGGTCATTGGCTGCGCCGCACGACCCGTTTCGCGCGCCGGTGCCACGCCGGGCGATCTGGTCGTCGTGACTGGCCAGCTGGGCGGGCCGGGGCAGGCCCTTGCCGCCTGGATGCAGGGGCAGGCGCCGCGCGAATGGGCGCGAACGCGGTTTGCGCAGCCCTGGCCGCGTCTGGCGCAGGGACAGCGTCTCGCGGCGCATGGCGTGACGGCCATGCTTGACCTTTCTGATGGCCTGGCGGCCGATCTGGGACACCTGGCGGCCGCCAGCGGCGTGCGGGTGGTGATGGACAGCGCAGCGCTGCCCTGTGGCCCCGACTGCGCAGTGGGCGAGGCGCTGGGGAGCGGCGAGGAGTACGAGCTGGTGGCCACCGTGCCTCCGGCAGCCTGGCCGGCGCTCAAGGCAGCCTGGGACGCGGAGCAGCTCGGGCCCCTGCACGTCATTGGACGCATTGAGGGCAAGGCCCCCGGCGAGCCCCCCGTGATGGTGACGTCGGGCACGGATGCCACGGGCTTCGACCATTTTGCGCGACCCGTCGTTGAAATGCGTCCCGGAAAAGGCGAACTTTGA
- a CDS encoding MFS transporter, translating to MTPDHQTDRATGLRTLPKGVWVLGFVSLLTDISSEMVHSLLPLFLVGVLGSSATLVGVLEGMAEGTALVVRVFSGTLSDRWGRRKAPAELGYGLGALAKPVFALATSASLVFGARIMDRIGKGIRGAPRDALVADLTPPPQRGAAFGLRQSLDTVGALLGPGVAVLLMWLWHDDIRLVFRVAVIPAVLAVLLLILGVRETAAPVAKQTATPARRWRALPDLPPAYWWVVGIGALFMLARFSEAFLVLRAEQSGLPVRYAPLAMVVMNVVYAASAYPFGALSDRWSHRRLLALGLVMLLLADLALATAARGVPVVFLGLALWGMHLGITQGLLSVMIARSAPAHLRGTAFGVFGLVSGVAVLLASMVAGVLWDRFGAATTFLGGAAMAVLALAVLLFAPAGVFVDTNANRN from the coding sequence ATGACGCCTGACCACCAGACCGACAGAGCGACCGGGCTGCGAACGCTGCCGAAGGGTGTGTGGGTGCTGGGCTTCGTCAGCCTGCTCACCGACATCTCCTCGGAGATGGTGCACAGCCTCCTGCCCCTGTTTCTCGTGGGGGTGTTGGGCAGCAGCGCCACCCTGGTAGGCGTGCTCGAAGGTATGGCCGAAGGAACAGCGCTTGTTGTGCGCGTGTTCTCGGGAACGCTCAGCGACCGCTGGGGCCGGCGCAAAGCGCCTGCCGAGCTGGGCTATGGTCTGGGCGCACTGGCCAAGCCCGTGTTTGCGCTCGCGACATCCGCCTCGTTGGTGTTTGGCGCGCGCATCATGGATCGCATTGGCAAGGGCATTCGCGGCGCGCCACGCGACGCCCTTGTGGCCGATCTTACCCCACCGCCGCAGCGTGGTGCCGCCTTTGGTCTCCGGCAATCGCTCGACACGGTGGGCGCGCTGCTTGGCCCGGGAGTGGCCGTGCTGCTGATGTGGCTCTGGCACGACGACATTCGCCTTGTGTTTCGTGTGGCCGTCATCCCCGCCGTACTGGCCGTACTACTGCTGATTCTTGGTGTGAGGGAAACGGCCGCACCAGTCGCCAAGCAGACAGCGACGCCTGCGCGGCGCTGGCGTGCCCTGCCCGACTTGCCACCCGCGTACTGGTGGGTGGTTGGCATTGGCGCCCTGTTCATGTTGGCGCGCTTCAGTGAGGCGTTTCTGGTGCTGCGCGCCGAGCAGAGCGGCCTGCCCGTTCGCTATGCACCGCTGGCCATGGTGGTCATGAACGTCGTCTACGCGGCCTCGGCCTACCCCTTTGGCGCACTGTCGGATCGATGGAGTCACCGGCGTTTGCTGGCCCTTGGTCTCGTGATGCTGCTGCTAGCCGACCTGGCGCTGGCCACGGCGGCCCGCGGTGTGCCCGTGGTGTTTCTGGGCCTCGCGCTCTGGGGCATGCATCTGGGCATCACGCAGGGCCTGCTGTCGGTGATGATCGCACGTAGCGCGCCGGCGCATCTGCGTGGTACGGCCTTTGGCGTGTTCGGTCTCGTGAGCGGTGTAGCCGTGCTGCTCGCCAGCATGGTGGCGGGCGTGTTGTGGGACCGTTTCGGTGCAGCCACCACGTTTCTTGGTGGTGCGGCGATGGCGGTCCTTGCGCTTGCGGTGCTCTTGTTCGCCCCAGCCGGTGTGTTTGTCGATACGAATGCCAACCGCAACTGA
- a CDS encoding sensor domain-containing diguanylate cyclase has translation MPTRAAGAQSGSYKRLARLVTLSLVALVVLGATEWVWVRRATTEIASIPQRTVLVTQQRMLATLVVSNSIALMQAPSAPEREPWRIAREAARQQLDSAISQLGRATAKQAQASEASGVGQARVSAQIREVVTRTNALVAARRSGERGPLTEAEIRSLVALNDSVSALVDAVNKSELAWAAVRTKRLQTGQTVVFLLIGGVLVLLTLVVLRPVAQRLAGMAELLSASNASLEAKSRELEDSATELAAQNHELLQQQLVMEQHRQLMEELQQSATEREAHHRSVLESMAEGMVLVQADGRILSWNASALQLLGVSDADMHARRPDRPLFAIRDSHGALLQADQSPLAHVLSRGSINGAEYQVQRGDAPARWLRLNARLVDNIDDSPGATASPRLAVLTFVDITAERTKEQQLRSLSVAVEQTDQAIAMSDAALCLTWVNGAWTRTTGYTLDEVRGRRPGELLHGPHTAAETVERMRAAVRMGESIDTEVLNYRKDGTPFWMEVHTTPLRDDHGRISAWVSVQRDVTARKETERERQQMAAALAVTNDGIGIINAGGAFEFVNHALARLLHLRPGTLMHESWTRCFADGEARRLQREVLPQVMRLGAWTGESEVQRMAGDLVPVDLSITMLPTGGLICMLRDVSDRKRAEAQLRTQAIRDELTQLYNRRGFFQVATAELKRQQQRGGRAVLLYGDADRFKQVNDQHGHETGDQVLKLIADVMQTHLRATDVIARLGGDEFTALLPDTDECSAPDIVRKLQEALADAVRRAGLPVDVGLSLGFAGFDASEPADLDTLLRLADQALYSVKSTRRVQIAA, from the coding sequence GTGCCCACTCGTGCTGCCGGAGCGCAATCCGGCTCGTATAAGCGCCTCGCGCGCCTTGTCACCCTGAGTCTGGTGGCCCTCGTGGTCCTTGGCGCCACGGAATGGGTGTGGGTGCGGCGTGCGACCACCGAGATCGCGAGTATTCCGCAACGTACGGTGCTCGTGACGCAACAGCGCATGTTGGCCACCTTGGTGGTCAGCAACAGCATTGCCCTGATGCAGGCGCCCTCTGCGCCCGAACGTGAGCCGTGGCGGATTGCCCGCGAAGCGGCCCGCCAGCAGCTGGACTCGGCTATTTCACAGCTCGGTCGAGCGACGGCCAAACAGGCGCAGGCATCGGAAGCCAGTGGTGTCGGTCAGGCCAGAGTCAGCGCGCAGATCCGCGAGGTCGTGACGCGAACCAATGCGCTGGTGGCCGCCCGCCGCTCTGGTGAACGTGGCCCGCTCACGGAAGCCGAAATCCGCTCATTGGTCGCACTCAATGACTCGGTTTCCGCGCTCGTCGACGCTGTGAACAAGTCCGAACTGGCGTGGGCGGCGGTTCGCACCAAACGTCTGCAGACCGGTCAGACTGTGGTGTTCCTTCTCATCGGCGGCGTACTGGTGCTGTTGACCCTGGTGGTGTTGCGACCAGTGGCGCAGCGGCTGGCCGGTATGGCCGAACTGCTTTCGGCCTCCAATGCGAGCCTCGAGGCAAAATCTCGCGAACTCGAGGACAGCGCCACCGAGCTGGCAGCGCAGAATCATGAGCTGCTCCAGCAGCAACTGGTCATGGAGCAACATCGCCAACTCATGGAGGAACTGCAGCAGTCGGCAACAGAGCGTGAGGCACACCATCGTTCGGTCCTGGAGTCGATGGCCGAGGGCATGGTGCTCGTTCAAGCCGACGGGCGCATTCTTTCGTGGAACGCCAGTGCCCTGCAGTTGCTGGGTGTGAGCGACGCCGACATGCACGCGCGTCGGCCTGATCGCCCCCTGTTCGCCATTCGCGATTCGCACGGCGCCCTGTTGCAGGCGGATCAGTCGCCACTCGCTCACGTGCTCTCGCGTGGCTCCATCAATGGCGCCGAGTATCAGGTGCAGCGTGGCGATGCGCCGGCACGCTGGCTTCGTCTGAATGCCCGTCTGGTGGACAACATCGACGATTCACCGGGCGCGACCGCGTCTCCTCGTCTGGCTGTTCTGACATTTGTGGACATCACGGCCGAGCGGACGAAGGAACAACAGCTCCGCTCTCTGTCCGTCGCCGTGGAGCAGACCGATCAGGCCATCGCCATGTCGGACGCAGCGCTTTGCTTGACCTGGGTGAACGGTGCCTGGACTCGCACCACGGGCTACACGCTGGACGAGGTGCGCGGGCGCCGACCCGGTGAGCTGTTGCATGGCCCGCATACGGCGGCCGAAACGGTCGAGCGCATGCGCGCCGCAGTGCGCATGGGCGAGTCGATTGACACGGAGGTGCTGAACTACCGCAAGGACGGTACGCCGTTCTGGATGGAAGTACACACGACACCACTTCGCGACGACCATGGCCGGATCTCCGCATGGGTTTCTGTCCAGCGTGATGTCACCGCCAGAAAGGAAACCGAGCGCGAGCGCCAGCAAATGGCCGCCGCTCTGGCTGTGACCAACGATGGCATCGGCATCATCAACGCGGGTGGCGCGTTCGAGTTCGTCAACCACGCGCTCGCGCGCCTCTTGCACCTGCGTCCGGGAACGCTGATGCACGAGAGCTGGACGCGCTGTTTCGCAGATGGCGAGGCGAGGCGGCTGCAGCGCGAAGTGCTTCCGCAGGTCATGCGACTCGGCGCGTGGACCGGTGAATCAGAAGTGCAGCGCATGGCTGGGGATCTTGTGCCTGTTGACCTGTCCATTACGATGCTGCCAACCGGTGGCTTGATCTGCATGTTGCGCGACGTGTCGGATCGCAAGCGCGCGGAAGCGCAACTCCGCACGCAGGCCATTCGCGACGAACTGACGCAGTTGTACAATCGTCGCGGGTTCTTCCAGGTGGCGACGGCTGAGCTGAAGCGACAACAGCAGCGTGGAGGCAGGGCGGTCTTGTTGTACGGTGACGCCGACCGGTTCAAACAGGTCAACGATCAGCACGGTCACGAAACCGGTGATCAAGTGCTGAAGTTGATTGCCGACGTGATGCAAACGCATCTGCGCGCCACGGATGTCATTGCCCGTCTTGGTGGTGACGAGTTCACGGCCCTGTTGCCAGACACCGATGAGTGCAGTGCGCCCGACATCGTGCGCAAGCTGCAGGAGGCGCTCGCTGACGCAGTGCGACGCGCTGGGCTGCCCGTGGATGTGGGGCTGAGCCTTGGGTTTGCCGGCTTCGACGCGTCCGAGCCAGCGGACCTCGATACCCTACTGCGCCTGGCCGATCAGGCCTTGTATTCGGTCAAGTCAACGCGGCGCGTGCAGATCGCGGCTTGA
- a CDS encoding DUF2911 domain-containing protein translates to MTRFALASAALLLAVATPLSVSSLHAQAAGARRAAPSTRASATVELTFADTAAQRAAGKPARIHLDYGQPHLRGRTLHQGDLVPFDQVWRLGANAATLLTTDVDLTMGGQVVPAGRYVVQALPTRSGWTLILQKETSGAAQVMPTRYEQSKDAARIPLKASTLSTPVESFTMALVPSTAPGAQTGVLTVQWGTVQLQTDWVVR, encoded by the coding sequence ATGACTCGTTTCGCTCTTGCTTCTGCTGCGCTGCTGCTGGCCGTGGCCACGCCCCTCAGCGTATCGTCGCTCCACGCCCAGGCCGCCGGTGCACGCCGCGCTGCGCCCAGCACCCGCGCCTCGGCCACCGTTGAACTCACCTTCGCCGACACTGCCGCGCAGCGCGCCGCCGGCAAGCCCGCGCGCATTCATCTGGATTACGGCCAGCCGCATCTGCGCGGCCGCACCCTGCATCAGGGCGACCTCGTGCCCTTTGATCAGGTGTGGCGACTCGGGGCCAACGCCGCCACGCTGCTCACCACGGATGTGGATCTGACCATGGGCGGCCAGGTTGTGCCCGCGGGCCGCTATGTCGTGCAGGCCCTGCCCACGCGCAGCGGCTGGACGCTCATACTGCAGAAGGAGACCAGTGGCGCGGCGCAGGTCATGCCCACGCGCTACGAGCAGAGCAAGGACGCGGCGCGCATTCCGCTCAAGGCCTCCACACTGAGCACGCCGGTGGAGAGTTTCACCATGGCCCTCGTGCCCTCCACCGCGCCGGGCGCGCAGACCGGTGTGCTGACCGTGCAGTGGGGCACCGTGCAGTTGCAGACGGACTGGGTGGTACGCTAA